One stretch of Mastomys coucha isolate ucsf_1 unplaced genomic scaffold, UCSF_Mcou_1 pScaffold12, whole genome shotgun sequence DNA includes these proteins:
- the Cggbp1 gene encoding CGG triplet repeat-binding protein 1: MERFVVTAPPARNRSKTALYVTPLDRVTEFGGELHEDGGKLFCTSCNVVLNHVRKSAISDHLKSKTHTKRKAEFEEQNVRKKQRPLTASLQCNSTAQTEKVSVIQDFVKMCLEANIPLEKADHPAVRAFLSRHVKNGGSIPKSDQLRRAYLPDGYENENQLLNSQDC; this comes from the coding sequence ATGGAACGATTTGTTGTAACAGCACCACCTGCTCGAAATCGTTCTAAGACTGCTTTGTATGTAACCCCTCTGGATCGAGTCACTGAATTTGGAGGTGAGCTTCATGAAGATGGAGGAAAACTCTTCTGCACTTCTTGCAATGTGGTGCTGAATCATGTTCGCAAGTCTGCCATTAGTGACCACCTCAAGTCAAAGACTCATACAAAGAGGAAGGCAGAATTTGAAGAGCAAAATGTGAGAAAGAAGCAGAGGCCCCTGACTGCATCTCTTCAGTGCAACAGTACTGCGCAGACAGAGAAAGTCAGTGTTATCCAGGACTTTGTGAAAATGTGCCTGGAAGCCAACATCCCCCTGGAGAAGGCTGATCATCCAGCGGTCCGAGCATTCCTGTCTCGACACGTGAAGAACGGAGGATCCATACCTAAGTCAGACCAGCTGAGGAGAGCATATCTGCCTGATGGATATGAGAATGAGAATCAACTCCTCAACTCACAAGATTGCTGA